The Camelus dromedarius isolate mCamDro1 chromosome 1, mCamDro1.pat, whole genome shotgun sequence genome has a window encoding:
- the C1H4orf54 gene encoding uncharacterized protein C4orf54 homolog: MLSFHFGESQGRPADAAPSVADGIQTPSCRRFQANNWTEQLSYGKLVTVSARAAAPWPQTTSTTPSRSLPTSLSLARDPLQGLKNWKVVAAATVAPTALGPFQARGTLLQATLQPLQGQRGTQDSPSAHHCLFLLLKPRRALRMEAASPELNVQGRLKEVGDGVSRAQDSQELKQQLRPLPKPSASSQREAKYVEMRASAGVQRESPRTMRLTLEQSPGDQRGSRSPKEKTQDEPSSQEGEAPTPQKNPASSELSRSQLSRTDKGSNLSPSSSSSSPVDKAEEGGLSKMDDTTTSTGALATSSSSLGFESDSGENAVSCRPGGGEEGKKAGGGGGRGAGRGGGGGDGAECRDIIAKSQGSRDPPKNQEAHYITTHEIQLSEVEQDMDFDVGLASRWDFEDNNVIYSFVDYASFGGSDETPGDVTTPTEEDDDNSCYLSTTPSTNATQTPSPTSSDPARPGAGSSGRDTSSTEVGSGPSDSDPTPPPTGPGTATPSEPLPEPPEAASGAAAAASSCGSTASQILLSIKPTSRAINEPSNVCAKQNIIYAAKHEGDMSLRVSTAAEHNSSSLKQNPAAAVAQDHAKKFIAVPARLQTRCGAIRAKELVDYSSGASSAVSELDDADKEVRNLTSRAFRSLAYPYFEALNISSRESSALSEVGFGRWSTFLDLKCGGVGARVEQSLLRSSAASVAAGLRKGSGARTTTDQLYIQSKKSQTKALEFVVSKVEGEIKHVETPLCFQKQVQSGPRVVTLLEPLNLRSESKASSAAGPNRATTKGPSKGPGSVYTDDGSETSESSKPASRADGPQKKSKFASSLLKNVISKKMQREHEFKMERGEVTDTSHHNLSSTSKETERPPPGGEKQRERGLQRQSSRHSEAGSEYTVVSVSDAGGEGSLTESKSPIFKASAPRESHTGSSRNFTEGHTEEVCEIKKSASETVKGIFLRSQNSAFRSWKEKEAEKREEKAPIGKLKLPKGGDWRADLGEISASKSTIMSRLFVPNIQQTPKDKQPGKQATKYPAAQATSMAVIRPKAPEIKIRLGSVQQPSSDFNIAKLLTPKLASGSASNLFKTTEDNSRAQQKLFRGDNLEKVPQFQVRDVRDKSKAQGPLHQVRDVRKLIKGSGDSSDKGSVTPEQGLTGPKPRQLAPAAGGSGSLSPMVITCQTLVNQREESMDREPRENMGKVGSSRALNSSSPEGTVLVHRASGRLPVATIAPNKPEQGSYLPVLKIVSKASAQRTPEKVKEEEVKEDGKGPKPSRNALEKLTAAVRSMEELYSFNRNEWKRKSDPLPLMTDSHVLSLIASEEREGAGGAERDPDKLGRRLGEAEERSTGNKGGVVLRGGSVERLQRRNSNPSAESVSARAAAFENLARERPRSLYIPPVHKDVDRTQPLQPLPPLPSNRNVFTVSASSTQKTGGVAGKFPQGPSPESPSAAKSIRSQGLRSLKISPATRAPLEEVTNRKNGSNLEKSNSDCENYLTIPLKGSSAAGELPGRPGAGREGPPASSAATLCSLPPLSARSQVPSSPKGSQVSGTSRPAWRTKPDNPRETVAAPTGPQSPEHPPTAIYHQQPLPFTLQGAQPQVLCFSPPGMPAPAPAGPAPVPTDPFQQPQPQQTQRKMLLDVTTGQYYLVDTPVQPMTRRLFDPETGQYVDVPMTSQQQAVAPMSLPMPPLALSPGAYGPTYMIYPGFLPTVLPANALQPTPIAHTPGGGELSPMAAEPPSKEAAAAFTEAPYFMASRQSPASSSSAPAATAQLVGAKGFAQLHGKPVISITSQPLGPRIIAPPSFDGTTMSFVVEHR, encoded by the coding sequence ATGCTTTCCTTTCATTTCGGGGAGTCCCAGGGTCGACCTGCAGATGCTGCTCCTTCCGTGGCCGATGGCATTCAGACTCCTAGCTGCCGAAGGTTCCAGGCAAACAATTGGACAGAACAGCTCAGCTACGGGAAGCTGGTTACGGTCTCGGCCAGAGCAGCAGCCCCCTGGCCACAGACCACCTCTACCACCCCATCCAGgagccttcccacctccctcagtCTTGCCCGGGACCCGCTGCAGGGGCTGAAGAACTGGAAGGTGGTGGCAGCCGCCACGGTGGCGCCTACAGCCTTGGGGCCATTCCAGGCACGTGGGACCCTACTTCAGGCAACTCTGCAGCCCCTCCAGGGCCAGAGGGGGACCCAGGACAGCCCCAGTGCTCACCACTGTCTCTTCTTGTTGCTGAAACCCAGGCGAGCGCTCAGAATGGAAGCTGCCTCTCCTGAGCTGAATGTGCAGGGCAGACTGAAGGAGGTGGGGGACGGGGTGAGCAGAGCTCAAGATAGCCAGGAGCTAAAGCAGCAGCTGCGGCCACTTCCCAAGCCATCAGCCTCCTCCCAGCGAGAAGCAAAATATGTAGAGATGCGCGCTTCAGCAGGAGTCCAGAGGGAGAGTCCCCGGACCATGAGACTCACGCTGGAGCAGAGCCCAGGGGATCAGAGGGGCTCCAGGAGTCCCAAGGAGAAAACCCAAGATGAACCCAGCAGTCAAGAGGGCGAGGCTCCAACCCCCCAGAAGAATCCTGCCTCCTCGGAATTGTCCAGGTCCCAGCTTTCCCGCACTGATAAGGGCAGCAACCTCtcaccttcatcctcctcctcctccccggtGGACAAAGCAGAAGAAGGTGGCCTTTCCAAGATGGATGATACCACCACATCCACAGGGGCTCTGGCCACCTCGTCCTCATCGTTGGGCTTTGAGAGTGACAGCGGTGAGAATGCAGTGAGCTGTCGGCctgggggaggagaagaagggaaaaaagcaggaggagggggaggaagaggagcagggagaggtgggggaggaggagatggagcagAGTGCAGAGACATTATTGCCAAGTCTCAGGGCAGCAGGGACCCCCCCAAAAATCAGGAGGCTCACTACATCACCACCCATGAGATCCAGCTGAGCGAGGTAGAGCAGGACATGGATTTCGATGTGGGCTTGGCCTCCCGCTGGGATTTCGAGGACAACAACGTGATCTACTCATTCGTGGACTATGCTTCCTTTGGTGGCAGCGACGAGACCCCAGGGGACGTCACCACCCCGACCGAAGAGGACGACGACAACAGCTGCTACCTCAGCACCACTCCTAGCACCAACGCCACCCAGACACCCAGCCCCACCAGCAGCGACCCGGCCCGTCCCGGCGCAGGCAGCAGCGGCCGCGACACCAGCAGCACGGAAGTGGGCAGCGGCCCCTCGGACAGTgaccccactcccccacccaccGGGCCTGGCACTGCCACCCCAAGTGAGCCCTTGCCGGAGCCCCCGGAGGCAGCTTCAGGCGCAGCAGCCGCCGCAAGCAGCTGTGGGAGTACAGCAAGCCAGATCCTCCTATCAATCAAACCGACTTCCCGGGCTATAAATGAGCCTAGCAACGTGTGTGCAAAGCAAAACATTATTTACGCTGCCAAGCATGAAGGCGACATGAGCCTCCGCGTCTCTACAGCTGCTGAACACAATTCAAGTTCACTGAAGCAAAACCCGGCTGCAGCCGTGGCTCAGGACCATGCAAAGAAATTCATTGCCGTCCCTGCTCGCCTGCAAACCCGGTGCGGGGCGATCCGGGCGAAGGAGCTGGTGGACTACTCCAGCGGAGCCTCCAGTGCCGTGAGCGAGCTGGACGATGCGGACAAAGAGGTGCGTAACCTGACCTCCCGGGCCTTCCGGAGCCTCGCTTACCCCTACTTTGAGGCTCTAAACATCAGCTCCCGGGAGTCCTCCGCACTCTCTGAAGTCGGCTTTGGGCGTTGGTCGACCTTCCTGGACTTAAAATGTGGAGGTGTTGGAGCCAGGGTGGAACAGAGCCTCCTCAGGAGCAGCGCGGCCTCCGTGGCTGCGGGTCTGAGGAAGGGCAGTGGGGCCAGGACAACCACAGACCAGCTCTACATCCAGTCCAAGAAGTCCCAGACCAAGGCCTTGGAGTTCGTAGTCAGCAAAGTCGAGGGGGAAATCAAACACGTGGAGACACCTCTGTGTTTCCAGAAGCAGGTCCAGTCGGGCCCCCGCGTGGTCACCCTTCTCGAGCCTCTGAATTTACGCAGTGAGAGCAAAGCCAGCTCAGCCGCTGGACCCAACAGGGCCACAACCAAAGGCCCCAGCAAGGGCCCTGGGTCGGTGTACACCGATGATGGCTCAGAGACGTCTGAGAGCAGCAAGCCGGCCTCCCGCGCTGACGGCCCCCAGAAGAAGTCCAAGTTTGCTTCCAGTCTGCTCAAAAATGTCATCTCCAAGAAGATGCAGCGGGAGCATGAGTTCAAAATGGAGAGGGGAGAAGTCACTGACACATCCCACCATAACCTCTCCAGCACCTCCAAGGAGACTGAGCGCCCTCCTCCGGGGGGTGAGAAGCAGCGGGAAAGGGGCCTGCAGAGGCAGAGTTCTCGCCACTCAGAGGCCGGCTCTGAGTACACGGTGGTCAGCGTGTCTGatgcaggtggggaggggtcccTAACCGAGTCGAAATCCCCAATTTTCAAAGCCAGTGCCCCTCGGGAGAGCCACACAGGCTCCAGCCGTAATTTCACTGAGGGACACACTGAAGAAGTGTGTGAAATTAAAAAGAGTGCATCAGAGACTGTCAAGGGCATCTTCCTCCGTAGTCAGAACAGTGCATTCCGGtcatggaaggagaaagaggctGAGAAGCGGGAAGAAAAAGCCCCCATTGGGAAGCTGAAACTCCCCAAAGGAGGTGACTGGAGGGCTGATCTCGGGGAGATCTCTGCCAGCAAGTCCACCATCATGTCTCGCCTCTTTGTCCCCAATATCCAGCAGACACCTAAGGACAAGCAGCCAGGGAAGCAGGCCACCAAATACCCTGCTGCCCAGGCCACCTCCATGGCAGTGATTAGGCCCAAGGCTCCTGAAATCAAGATCCGGCTAGGGAGTGTGCAACAGCCAAGCTCTGACTTCAACATTGCCAAGTTGCTCACGCCCAAACTGGCCAGTGGTAGCGCCTCTAACCTCTTCAAGACCACAGAGGACAACAGCAGGGCACAGCAGAAACTATTCCGGGGGGACAACCTGGAAAAAGTGCCCCAGTTCCAGGTGAGAGACGTCAGAGACAAGTCCAAGGCCCAAGGCCCCCTCCACCAGGTGAGAGATGTCCGGAAACTAATCAAAGGGTCTGGGGACAGCAGTGACAAGGGCAGTGTTACCCCAGAGCAGGGTCTGACCGGGCCCAAACCCCGGCAGCTGGCTCCTGCAGCTGGTGGCTCAGGATCCCTGTCCCCCATGGTGATTACGTGCCAGACTCTTGTCAACCAGAGGGAAGAGAGCATGGACCGAGAGCCGAGGGAGAACATGGGCAAGGTGGGCAGCAGCCGGGCCTTGAACTCCTCCTCGCCAGAAGGGACTGTCCTGGTTCACAGGGCATCTGGCAGGCTGCCTGTGGCCACCATCGCTCCCAATAAACCGGAGCAGGGCTCATACCTGCCTGTGCTCAAGATTGTCTCCAAGGCTTCTGCTCAGAGGACCCCGGAGAAGGTCAAGGAGGAGGAGGTCAAGGAGGACGGGAAAGGCCCCAAGCCATCCCGGAATGCCCTGGAGAAGCTGACGGCCGCCGTGAGGTCCATGGAAGAGCTGTACAGCTTCAACAGGAACGAGTGGAAGCGGAAAAGTGACCCCTTGCCCCTGATGACCGACAGCCACGTCCTGTCACTCATcgccagtgaggagagggagggggctgggggtgctgaGCGGGACCCCGACAAGCTGGGTAGACGGCTGGGTGAGGCAGAAGAGCGGAGCACCGGAAACAAAGGCGGGGTGGTCCTGCGAGGGGGTTCCGTGGAGCGTCTGCAGCGGAGAAACTCCAACCCAAGTGCCGAGAGTGTGTCCGCCCGCGCGGCCGCCTTCGAGAACCTGGCCAGGGAGCGGCCCCGGTCCCTGTATATTCCCCCTGTGCACAAGGATGTGGACAGAAcccagcccctgcagcccctgccccccctccccagcaACCGGAATGTGTTCACAGTGAGTGCCAGCAGCACCCAGAAGACCGGGGGTGTGGCTGGCAAGTTCCCACAAGGGCCTTCTCCGGAGAGTCCTTCAGCAGCCAAGAGCATCAGATCGCAGGGACTCCGATCCCTCAAGATCTCTCCCGCCACCAGGGCACCTCTCGAAGAGGTGACCAACAGGAAAAATGGCAGCAATTTGGAAAAGAGCAATAGTGACTGTGAGAATTACCTGACCATCCCCCTTAAAGGAAGCTCTGCAGCCGGGGAGCTTCCaggcaggcctggggctgggagggaggggcccccagcctcctctgcagcCACCCTCTGCAGCTTGCCCCCGCTGAGTGCCCGCAGTCAGGTCCCCAGTAGCCCCAAAGGCTCTCAGGTCAGTGGAACCAGCCGGCCAGCTTGGCGCACCAAACCTGACAACCCCCGGGAGACCGTCGCTGCCCCTACAGGGCCACAGAGCCCTGAGCATCCCCCCACCGCCATCTACCACCAGCAGCCGCTGCCCTTCACCCTGCAGGGGGCCCAGCCCCAGGTCCTCTGCTTCTCCCCGCCAGGCatgcctgccccagcccctgcaggCCCAGCTCCAGTCCCCACAGACCCCTTCCAGCAGCCACAGCCTCAGCAGACCCAGCGCAAGATGCTCCTGGATGTGACGACTGGCCAGTACTATTTGGTGGACACGCCAGTACAGCCCATGACCCGGCGACTGTTTGACCCCGAGACAGGGCAGTATGTAGATGTGCCCATGACCTCCCAGCAGCAGGCTGTGGCTCCCATGTCCCTCCCTATGCCTCCTTTGGCCCTGAGTCCCGGGGCCTATGGACCCACCTACATGATCTACCCTGGGTTTCTGCCCACGGTGCTGCCCGCCAATGCCCTGCAGCCCACACCAATTGCTCACACTCCAGGGGGTGGTGAGCTCTCCCCCATGGCAGCAGAGCCCCCCAGCAAAGAGGCAGCGGCCGCATTCACCGAGGCCCCATACTTCATGGCCTCTCGTCagtctcctgcctcttcctcctctgccccagcagCCACAGCCCAGCTGGTGGGGGCCAAGGGCTTCGCCCAGCTGCACGGCAAGCCTGTCATCAGCATCACTTCGCAGCCCCTGGGGCCACGGATCATTGCCCCCCCCTCCTTTGACGGCACCACCATGAGCTTTGTGGTGGAACACAGATGA